One window from the genome of Streptococcus parasanguinis encodes:
- a CDS encoding nucleobase:cation symporter-2 family protein, with protein MQKQESHSQAAILGLQHLLAMYSGSILVPIMIAGALGYNAHQLTYLISTDIFMCGVATFLQVQLNKYFGIGLPVVLGVAFQSVAPLSMIGASHGSGAMFGALIVSGIYVILVSGFFSKIANLFPSIVTGSVITTIGLTLIPVAIGNMGNNAPKPTVQSLILAVVTILIILVVNIYTTGFIKSISILIGLIVGTAIAASMGLVDFTPVTQAPVVHVPTPFFFGAPKFEITSILMMCIIATVSMVESTGVYLALSDITKDPINSTRLRNGYRAEGLAVLLGGIFNTFPYTGFSQNVGLVKLSGIKTRLPIYYAAGFLVLLGLLPKFGALAQIIPSPVLGGAMLVMFGFVSIQGMQILARVDFEHNEHNFLIAAVSIAAGVGLNNSTLFNGLPTGFQMFFANGIVVASVLAIVLNAILNRNKN; from the coding sequence ATGCAAAAACAAGAAAGCCATTCACAGGCGGCCATTCTAGGCTTGCAACACCTTTTGGCCATGTATTCGGGATCTATTTTGGTGCCGATCATGATCGCAGGAGCTTTGGGCTATAATGCTCATCAACTAACCTACCTCATCTCTACAGATATCTTCATGTGTGGGGTTGCGACTTTCCTTCAAGTGCAGCTCAATAAATACTTTGGGATCGGTCTTCCGGTAGTCCTTGGGGTTGCCTTCCAGTCTGTGGCACCTCTCAGCATGATCGGGGCTAGCCATGGTAGTGGTGCCATGTTTGGTGCCTTGATTGTCTCAGGGATTTATGTCATCCTTGTCTCTGGTTTCTTCTCTAAGATTGCCAATCTCTTCCCATCTATTGTAACGGGATCCGTTATTACCACCATTGGTTTGACTTTGATTCCAGTAGCGATTGGAAATATGGGAAATAATGCGCCAAAACCAACCGTTCAAAGCTTGATTTTGGCTGTGGTGACCATTCTCATCATTTTAGTCGTTAATATCTATACGACTGGTTTTATTAAATCCATTTCAATTTTGATTGGTTTGATCGTAGGTACTGCCATTGCGGCTTCTATGGGCTTGGTAGACTTCACACCTGTGACGCAAGCACCAGTCGTTCACGTTCCAACACCTTTCTTCTTTGGAGCTCCTAAGTTTGAAATCACCTCCATCTTAATGATGTGTATCATCGCAACAGTTTCTATGGTGGAATCAACAGGTGTCTATCTCGCTCTTTCTGATATTACCAAAGATCCAATTAATAGCACGCGCCTTCGCAATGGGTACCGCGCTGAAGGGTTGGCCGTTCTCCTCGGTGGTATCTTCAACACCTTCCCTTACACTGGATTCTCACAAAACGTTGGCTTGGTGAAATTATCTGGTATCAAGACTCGTCTTCCAATCTACTATGCGGCTGGTTTCCTTGTACTTCTAGGTCTCCTTCCTAAGTTTGGAGCTTTGGCACAAATCATTCCAAGTCCAGTTCTTGGGGGAGCGATGCTAGTCATGTTTGGTTTTGTATCGATTCAAGGGATGCAGATTCTTGCGCGTGTTGATTTTGAACACAATGAGCACAATTTCTTGATCGCTGCTGTATCGATTGCTGCAGGGGTTGGTTTGAACAACAGCACCCTCTTCAATGGCCTTCCAACAGGATTCCAAATGTTCTTTGCGAACGGAATTGTCGTTGCCAGTGTCTTGGCGATCGTTCTCAATGCTATTTTAAACCGCAACAAAAACTAA
- a CDS encoding xanthine phosphoribosyltransferase, giving the protein MKLLEERILKDGNVLGENILKVDSFLTHQVDFKLMKEIGQTFADRFKDAGVTKVVTIEASGIAPALYVAEALDVPMIFAKKAKNITMNEGILTAEVYSFTKQVTSTVSIAGKFLDPSDKVLIIDDFLANGQAAKGLIQIIEQAGAQVEAIGIVIEKSFQDGRGLLEELGYPVVSLARLDRFENGQVVFKEADI; this is encoded by the coding sequence ATGAAATTACTTGAAGAGCGCATCTTAAAAGATGGCAATGTTTTGGGTGAGAATATCCTCAAGGTGGATTCCTTTTTGACCCACCAAGTGGATTTCAAATTGATGAAAGAAATTGGTCAGACCTTTGCGGACCGGTTCAAAGATGCTGGTGTGACGAAAGTCGTGACCATTGAAGCATCTGGAATCGCACCGGCCCTTTATGTAGCCGAAGCCTTGGATGTTCCCATGATCTTTGCTAAGAAGGCGAAAAACATCACGATGAATGAGGGTATCTTGACGGCTGAGGTTTATTCCTTTACCAAGCAAGTGACCAGCACCGTTTCGATTGCGGGTAAATTCTTGGATCCATCAGATAAGGTTTTGATCATTGACGATTTCCTTGCAAATGGTCAAGCAGCCAAAGGATTGATTCAAATCATCGAACAAGCCGGGGCTCAAGTCGAAGCGATTGGGATCGTGATTGAAAAATCCTTCCAAGATGGACGGGGATTGTTAGAAGAGTTGGGATATCCAGTTGTATCCCTCGCACGTTTGGACCGTTTTGAAAATGGTCAGGTTGTATTCAAGGAGGCAGACATCTAA
- the guaC gene encoding GMP reductase, producing the protein MLNEFPIFDYEDIQLIPNKCIINSRSEADTTVQFGNHTFKLPVVPANMQTILDENVAEQLARGGYFYIMHRFDEAGRIPFVKRMHDQGLIASISVGVKEYEYDFVSQLKADAPEYITIDIAHGHADSVIRMIQHIKKELPDTFVIAGNVGTPEAVRELENAGADATKVGIGPGKVCITKVKTGFGTGGWQLAALRWCSKAARKPIIADGGIRTHGDIAKSIRFGASMVMIGSLFAGHIESPGKTVEIDGESFKEYYGSASEYQKGAYKNVEGKKILLPAKGHLQDTLTEMEQDLQSSISYAGGRKLADLKHVDYVIVKNSIWNGDAH; encoded by the coding sequence ATGTTAAATGAATTTCCTATTTTCGACTATGAAGATATTCAGTTGATTCCCAACAAATGTATCATCAATAGCCGGTCAGAAGCAGATACAACCGTTCAATTTGGAAACCATACCTTCAAGCTTCCAGTCGTTCCTGCCAATATGCAGACAATCTTGGATGAGAATGTAGCAGAGCAGTTGGCGCGTGGTGGTTACTTCTACATCATGCACCGTTTTGATGAAGCGGGTCGGATTCCTTTTGTCAAACGCATGCATGATCAAGGTTTGATCGCTTCCATTTCGGTTGGTGTTAAGGAATACGAATACGACTTTGTGAGTCAATTAAAGGCAGATGCGCCTGAGTACATCACTATTGATATCGCACACGGTCATGCGGATAGTGTCATTCGGATGATTCAACACATCAAGAAAGAATTGCCAGATACCTTTGTCATTGCTGGAAATGTTGGAACACCTGAAGCTGTTCGTGAATTGGAAAATGCGGGAGCTGATGCGACTAAGGTCGGGATCGGCCCTGGTAAGGTTTGTATCACCAAAGTGAAGACTGGATTTGGTACAGGTGGTTGGCAATTGGCTGCTCTTCGCTGGTGCTCAAAAGCAGCGCGTAAGCCAATCATTGCGGATGGTGGTATTCGGACTCATGGTGATATTGCCAAATCGATTCGTTTCGGGGCATCTATGGTCATGATCGGTTCTCTCTTTGCAGGACATATTGAAAGTCCTGGTAAAACAGTAGAGATTGATGGAGAGTCTTTCAAAGAGTACTATGGATCTGCTTCAGAGTACCAAAAAGGCGCTTATAAGAACGTCGAAGGGAAGAAGATTTTATTGCCTGCCAAGGGTCATTTACAAGACACCCTGACAGAAATGGAACAAGATTTGCAAAGTTCGATCTCGTATGCAGGAGGCCGAAAATTAGCAGATTTGAAACACGTTGACTATGTGATCGTTAAGAATTCTATCTGGAATGGCGATGCACACTAA
- a CDS encoding alpha/beta fold hydrolase: protein MQFYFIGGLGGNSYHLAPLIEELGFPVTFLDPYREMIQTENDLRAWFQGQISQTEEICLLGHSLGGDLARYLAAEFPQIRALILLDGGYLDMEKILSLEEELEGTASFMQQQVFATLEEAVLSELGDGADPTPIARKAVEASYCWNPASEQYVLNLDLEKVMALLRLRRQIKTYQIPLADLPVLFIGPRYQEEPEWRKEALKQLDPQIKQVLLEGLGHELYTEAPQTIAKEVNNWLQNVHK, encoded by the coding sequence ATGCAGTTTTATTTTATCGGTGGCCTAGGTGGTAATAGCTACCATCTGGCTCCACTTATTGAAGAGTTAGGCTTTCCTGTGACATTTCTAGATCCCTATAGGGAAATGATTCAGACAGAAAACGATCTTCGTGCTTGGTTTCAAGGTCAGATCAGCCAGACGGAAGAGATCTGTTTATTGGGGCATTCCTTGGGTGGAGATTTAGCTCGTTATCTGGCTGCCGAGTTTCCTCAGATTCGAGCTCTGATTCTCCTGGATGGGGGTTATCTGGATATGGAAAAGATCCTGTCTCTTGAAGAAGAACTAGAAGGAACGGCGTCTTTCATGCAGCAGCAAGTTTTTGCGACTTTAGAAGAAGCTGTGTTATCCGAACTTGGTGATGGAGCAGATCCTACTCCTATAGCGCGAAAAGCGGTAGAGGCTAGCTATTGTTGGAATCCAGCGAGTGAACAATATGTATTAAATCTGGATCTCGAAAAGGTCATGGCTTTATTGCGTCTACGGCGTCAGATCAAGACTTACCAGATTCCACTGGCGGACCTACCTGTCCTCTTTATCGGACCTCGGTACCAAGAAGAACCTGAATGGAGAAAAGAAGCTCTGAAGCAACTAGATCCTCAGATCAAGCAAGTCTTGCTAGAAGGTTTGGGGCACGAACTGTATACAGAGGCTCCTCAAACCATCGCTAAAGAAGTCAACAATTGGCTCCAAAATGTTCATAAATAA